A genome region from Coprococcus phoceensis includes the following:
- a CDS encoding LysR family transcriptional regulator, with protein sequence MDINYELYKVFFYVATTLSFSEASKQLFISQSAVSQSIKALEKKLDQTLFIRSTKRVQLTPEGEILLRHVEPAMNLIKRGESQLIDSSSTGGQIRIGASDTICRYFLVPYLERFHKEFPNAHIKVTNQTSIKCVELLETGQVDLIVINYPNSYLSNLYSFKQIAEFKDVFIANRSFAELKDKALSLRDLLNYPILMLDRKSTTSEFLHSLFQKHQLDLVPEIELSSNDLLIDLAKIGLGIAFIPDYCVPKDSDDLFVVHTDEVLPTRQLVVVHNEHVPVSKATLEFLNYFQPIE encoded by the coding sequence ATGGATATCAATTACGAGTTATATAAAGTATTTTTTTATGTTGCGACAACCTTGAGCTTCTCGGAGGCGTCCAAGCAGCTGTTCATCTCTCAATCAGCCGTCAGCCAATCAATCAAAGCGCTTGAAAAAAAATTGGACCAGACCTTATTCATCCGGAGCACAAAACGTGTACAGCTAACACCGGAAGGCGAGATTCTCCTTCGTCATGTGGAACCAGCGATGAATCTGATCAAACGTGGAGAATCACAGCTGATTGATTCTTCTTCCACCGGAGGACAGATTCGCATCGGCGCAAGTGACACGATTTGTCGTTATTTTTTAGTTCCATATTTAGAACGGTTTCATAAAGAATTTCCAAACGCACATATTAAAGTAACAAACCAAACTTCAATCAAATGTGTAGAATTATTGGAGACAGGTCAGGTAGACCTGATTGTCATCAACTACCCGAATTCCTATTTGAGCAATCTTTATTCTTTTAAACAGATTGCGGAATTCAAAGATGTCTTTATCGCCAACCGTTCTTTTGCAGAACTGAAGGATAAAGCCTTATCATTACGCGATTTACTGAACTATCCTATTTTGATGCTCGATCGAAAAAGTACGACAAGTGAATTTTTACACAGTCTTTTCCAAAAACATCAGCTGGATCTCGTCCCTGAGATCGAACTCAGCAGCAATGATCTTTTGATCGACCTTGCTAAAATCGGATTGGGAATCGCCTTTATTCCGGATTACTGTGTCCCGAAAGATTCCGACGATCTGTTTGTGGTTCACACTGATGAGGTTCTTCCTACAAGACAACTCGTTGTCGTTCACAATGAGCATGTCCCGGTATCGAAAGCAACCTTGGAATTTTTAAACTATTTTCAACCTATTGAATAA
- a CDS encoding TIGR01906 family membrane protein, producing MKIVHWFLGMTAILSVIVILLISSFEIGIYSDFGWYEKEYEKYNVTEDLEMKMDDVMDVTEEMMAYLRGDREDLVVWTTVNGEKQEFFNDREKAHMVDVQNLFLGGLTLRFSAIIVLVISLSGLIFTKGNWKRILPKSFLTGLGAFLVISGGLGVLFASDFNKYFFLFHEIFFDNDLWLLDPATDLMIRMLPEGFFFDMVIRIGSIFIGMLAILLILSMLILHRQKANKKNL from the coding sequence ATGAAGATAGTACATTGGTTTTTGGGAATGACAGCAATTCTTTCTGTGATTGTCATCTTACTCATTTCCAGTTTTGAAATCGGAATTTACAGTGATTTTGGGTGGTATGAAAAGGAATATGAAAAATACAATGTCACGGAAGATTTGGAGATGAAGATGGATGATGTCATGGATGTGACAGAAGAGATGATGGCGTATCTGAGAGGAGACAGGGAGGATCTGGTTGTTTGGACAACTGTGAATGGAGAAAAACAGGAATTTTTTAATGATCGGGAGAAGGCGCATATGGTGGATGTACAGAATTTATTTTTGGGAGGTCTGACATTGCGTTTTAGTGCGATTATCGTGCTTGTGATTTCGTTGAGTGGATTGATTTTCACAAAGGGGAACTGGAAACGGATTTTGCCAAAATCATTTTTGACAGGTTTGGGAGCGTTTCTTGTAATTTCAGGAGGTCTTGGAGTATTGTTCGCATCTGATTTTAATAAGTATTTTTTCTTATTTCATGAGATCTTTTTTGACAATGATTTATGGCTGTTGGATCCTGCAACGGATTTGATGATCCGAATGCTTCCGGAAGGATTTTTCTTTGATATGGTCATTCGGATAGGAAGTATTTTTATTGGTATGCTGGCAATACTGCTGATTCTCAGTATGCTTATTTTGCACCGACAGAAAGCGAATAAGAAAAACTTATAA
- a CDS encoding phosphoribosylformylglycinamidine synthase produces MNSVKRVYVEKKQEFAVQAKELKQELKSYLGIQTVENVRVLIRYDIENISDATFETACNGIFSEPPVDILYKEEFEVKEGSRIFSVEYLPGQFDQRADSAVQCVQFIKEDEMPVIKSATTYVIEGAITDEEFAAIKAHCINPVDSRETGMEKPETLITQFEEPEDVKIFDGFKDMEEDKLKELYDSLGLAMTFKDFLHIQNYFKGEEKRDPSMTEIRVLDTYWSDHCRHTTFSTELKEVSFGEGDYKEPIVNAYKHYLNTHSEIFAGREDKFVCLMDLALMAMRKLKREGKLEDQEESDEINACSIVVPVVVDGVEEEWLVNFKNETHNHPTEIEPFGGAATCLGGAIRDPLSGRTYVYQAMRVTGAADPTVSVKETMKGKLPQKKLVTGAAHGYSSYGNQIGLATGAVKEIYHPDYVAKRMEIGAVLGAAPRRAVIRETSDPGDIIILLGGRTGRDGCGGATGSSKVHTEESIETCGAEVQKGNPPTERKIQRLFRREEVSKLIKKCNDFGAGGVSVAIGELADGLQVNLDKVPKKYAGLDGTEIAISESQERMAVVVDPRDVEQFLAYAKEENLEAVEVAVVTETPRLVLSWRGKEIVNISRAFLDTNGAHQETTVAVDIPNREDSILVKEDVDDVKEKWLNTLKDLNVCSQKGLVEMFDGSIGAGSVFMPHGGKYQMTETQAMVAKLPVLTGKCDTVTMMSYGFDPYLSSWSPYHGAVYAVLESVAKIVANGGDYSKIRLTFQEYFRRMTEDPSRWSQPFAALLGAYDVQLGLGLPSIGGKDSMSGTFQDIDVPPTLVSFAVDVAEQKDIITPELKKAGNKLVWLRVEKDQYDLPVYAQVMDQYGKFREDIQNGNIVSAYVLDRHGIAAAVSKMAFGNGMGVKIESNVDKRDLFAPAFADIIAEVAAEKVSELAITYTVIGEVTDKAAFEYGDVTIELKEAVDTWKAPLEKVFPTVSGQTEAKAVKEQLFNTDSIHICSHKIGQPTVFIPVFPGTNCEYDSAKAFERAGAKVITKVFKNLDAADIRDSVAEFEKAIAQAQMIMFPGGFSAGDEPDGSAKFFATAFQNAKLKEAVEKLLNERDGLALGICNGFQALIKLGLVPYGKVCGQTAESPTLTYNTIGRHISKMVYTKVVTNKSPWLQGAELGGVYTNPASHGEGRFVASEEVLNELFVNGQVATQYCDLNGTITMDEEWNPNGSYRAIEGITSPDGRVLGKMAHSERRGDSVAINIYGEQDLQIFESGVKYFK; encoded by the coding sequence ATGAATAGTGTAAAACGTGTATATGTAGAAAAGAAACAAGAATTCGCAGTACAGGCAAAAGAGTTGAAACAAGAATTAAAAAGCTATTTGGGAATTCAGACGGTGGAAAATGTACGTGTGCTGATTCGCTATGACATTGAAAATATTTCAGATGCAACATTTGAGACGGCGTGCAACGGTATTTTTTCCGAACCGCCGGTAGACATTTTATATAAAGAAGAATTTGAAGTGAAAGAGGGAAGCAGAATTTTCTCGGTAGAATATTTGCCGGGGCAGTTTGATCAGCGTGCAGATTCTGCAGTGCAGTGTGTGCAGTTCATCAAAGAAGACGAGATGCCGGTAATCAAGTCAGCAACGACTTATGTCATTGAAGGTGCGATTACAGATGAAGAATTTGCCGCAATCAAAGCGCACTGCATCAATCCGGTAGATTCCAGAGAGACTGGTATGGAAAAGCCAGAGACATTGATTACACAGTTTGAAGAGCCGGAAGATGTAAAAATCTTTGACGGTTTTAAAGATATGGAAGAGGACAAGTTAAAAGAATTATATGATTCTTTAGGACTTGCCATGACATTCAAAGATTTTCTTCATATTCAGAACTATTTCAAGGGAGAAGAAAAGAGAGATCCTTCTATGACAGAGATTCGTGTGTTGGATACATATTGGTCTGACCACTGCCGTCATACAACATTCTCTACAGAATTAAAAGAAGTAAGTTTTGGGGAAGGCGATTACAAAGAGCCAATCGTCAATGCATACAAACATTATTTGAACACACACAGTGAGATTTTTGCAGGAAGAGAAGATAAGTTCGTATGCCTGATGGATCTTGCTCTTATGGCAATGCGCAAATTAAAACGTGAAGGAAAGTTAGAAGATCAGGAAGAGTCTGATGAGATCAACGCGTGCAGTATCGTTGTTCCGGTAGTGGTTGACGGTGTGGAAGAAGAATGGCTTGTGAACTTTAAAAATGAGACACACAACCATCCGACAGAGATCGAACCGTTTGGTGGAGCAGCTACTTGCCTTGGTGGAGCAATCCGTGACCCATTGTCAGGACGTACTTATGTATATCAGGCAATGCGTGTGACCGGTGCAGCAGATCCGACTGTGTCCGTAAAAGAGACAATGAAAGGAAAATTGCCACAGAAGAAACTGGTGACAGGAGCGGCGCATGGATACAGTTCTTATGGTAATCAGATTGGTCTTGCAACCGGTGCAGTAAAAGAGATTTATCATCCGGATTATGTGGCAAAACGTATGGAGATCGGCGCTGTTTTAGGTGCGGCGCCAAGAAGAGCGGTTATCAGAGAGACATCGGATCCGGGAGATATCATTATCTTATTGGGTGGACGTACAGGACGCGACGGCTGTGGTGGAGCGACAGGTTCTTCTAAAGTGCATACAGAGGAGTCTATCGAGACATGTGGAGCAGAAGTTCAAAAAGGAAATCCACCGACAGAACGTAAAATTCAGCGTCTGTTCAGAAGAGAAGAAGTAAGTAAATTAATTAAAAAGTGTAATGACTTTGGTGCCGGTGGTGTGTCTGTTGCAATTGGTGAGCTGGCAGATGGACTTCAGGTGAATTTAGATAAGGTGCCGAAAAAATATGCAGGTCTTGACGGAACAGAGATTGCGATCTCTGAATCACAGGAGCGTATGGCTGTTGTCGTTGATCCGAGAGATGTAGAGCAATTTTTGGCATATGCAAAAGAAGAGAACTTAGAGGCTGTAGAAGTGGCTGTTGTGACAGAGACTCCAAGATTAGTATTGTCATGGAGAGGAAAAGAGATTGTTAATATTTCCCGCGCATTCCTTGACACAAACGGTGCACATCAGGAGACAACAGTGGCAGTTGACATTCCGAACAGAGAAGACAGTATTCTTGTGAAAGAGGATGTCGATGATGTAAAAGAAAAATGGTTGAATACCTTAAAGGACTTAAATGTATGTTCTCAGAAAGGTCTTGTGGAGATGTTTGACGGTTCTATCGGGGCTGGCTCTGTATTTATGCCGCACGGTGGAAAATATCAGATGACAGAGACACAGGCTATGGTTGCAAAATTACCGGTATTGACCGGAAAATGTGATACAGTGACTATGATGAGTTATGGATTTGACCCGTATCTGTCAAGCTGGAGTCCATACCATGGTGCAGTTTACGCAGTGCTTGAATCTGTGGCGAAAATTGTGGCAAACGGTGGAGATTACAGTAAGATTCGTCTTACGTTCCAGGAATATTTCCGCAGAATGACAGAAGATCCATCAAGATGGAGCCAGCCATTTGCAGCGCTTCTTGGAGCATATGATGTACAGCTTGGATTAGGACTTCCATCTATCGGTGGAAAAGACAGTATGTCAGGAACATTCCAGGATATCGACGTGCCTCCGACACTTGTATCATTTGCAGTGGATGTGGCAGAGCAGAAAGACATCATTACACCGGAATTGAAAAAAGCAGGTAACAAGTTAGTATGGCTCCGTGTGGAAAAGGATCAGTATGATCTTCCGGTATATGCTCAGGTAATGGATCAGTATGGTAAATTCAGAGAAGATATCCAAAACGGAAACATCGTATCCGCTTACGTATTAGACAGACACGGTATTGCAGCAGCTGTCAGCAAGATGGCATTTGGTAACGGTATGGGTGTGAAAATTGAAAGCAATGTGGATAAGAGAGATCTGTTTGCACCTGCATTTGCTGATATCATTGCAGAAGTAGCGGCAGAAAAAGTATCAGAGCTTGCAATTACATATACAGTCATCGGTGAAGTGACAGATAAAGCGGCGTTTGAATATGGTGACGTGACAATCGAATTGAAAGAAGCAGTTGATACATGGAAAGCTCCGCTTGAAAAAGTATTCCCAACTGTTTCGGGACAGACGGAGGCGAAAGCTGTGAAAGAACAACTGTTCAACACAGACAGCATCCATATCTGCAGCCATAAGATTGGACAGCCAACTGTATTTATTCCTGTATTTCCAGGAACAAACTGTGAATATGACAGTGCGAAAGCGTTTGAACGCGCCGGAGCGAAAGTGATCACAAAAGTGTTCAAAAATCTGGATGCAGCAGATATCCGTGATTCTGTCGCTGAGTTTGAAAAAGCAATTGCACAGGCACAGATGATTATGTTCCCAGGTGGATTTAGTGCGGGAGATGAACCAGATGGTTCTGCAAAATTCTTTGCAACTGCATTCCAAAATGCGAAGTTGAAAGAAGCGGTAGAAAAATTATTGAACGAACGTGACGGTCTTGCACTTGGTATCTGTAACGGATTCCAGGCGTTGATTAAGTTAGGATTGGTTCCATACGGAAAAGTATGTGGACAGACAGCAGAATCTCCGACACTTACTTACAATACAATCGGACGTCATATTTCGAAAATGGTATATACAAAAGTTGTGACAAACAAATCACCTTGGCTGCAGGGAGCTGAGCTTGGCGGAGTTTATACAAACCCGGCATCTCACGGAGAAGGACGTTTTGTAGCATCAGAAGAAGTGTTGAATGAATTATTCGTAAACGGACAGGTTGCAACACAGTATTGTGATCTGAATGGAACAATCACAATGGATGAAGAGTGGAATCCAAATGGCTCTTACAGAGCGATCGAAGGTATCACAAGCCCGGATGGACGTGTACTTGGGAAAATGGCTCACTCAGAACGCCGCGGTGATTCTGTTGCAATCAATATTTACGGAGAACAGGATCTGCAGATCTTTGAATCCGGTGTAAAATATTTCAAATAA
- a CDS encoding sensor histidine kinase has product MKEKLEKAGSFMITLLLLSVATVIGWTFRVLHFPETNIVIVYILSVVLTARFTKGHVYGIMASLIATCAFNIFFTSPYFTLFVSNPTYLITFAVMTITSVATSTLTAKVKQKVREAQEKEVSARSLYHLTNRLTNAENLNETMEIATKAIGKVVGVEVSCICFDEELEEKEERKNPAFEEWQICGKKSILGVVRIPKENSETLSESEKKILRSMIESTAFAMDRFRSEAERIKVGEEIAQERYRGNLLRAISHDLRTPLSGIMGTSEILMGMTEKQDERYMLAENIYKDAAWLHALVENILNLTRMQDGKLVLKKQMEAVEEVIEMAVKVIGKRAPERDILIDIPEEMLLVPMDARLIGQVLVNLLDNAVKHTKVEEEIRLTVSVDEKEKKAVFSVADKGTGIAKEDIPNVFKMFYTTNRRGADTSRGIGLGLAICESIITAHGGEICVQSRKDTKGAEFIFTLPMGE; this is encoded by the coding sequence ATGAAAGAGAAATTGGAAAAAGCGGGATCTTTTATGATCACACTTCTGTTGCTTTCGGTGGCAACGGTGATTGGCTGGACATTTCGCGTGCTACATTTTCCGGAGACAAACATTGTAATTGTCTACATTTTATCGGTAGTTTTGACAGCGCGGTTTACAAAAGGACATGTTTATGGGATTATGGCATCGCTCATTGCGACATGTGCATTTAATATATTTTTTACGTCGCCATATTTTACCTTGTTTGTGAGTAATCCAACCTATCTGATCACGTTTGCTGTTATGACGATTACATCTGTTGCAACAAGTACTTTGACGGCGAAGGTAAAACAGAAAGTGAGAGAAGCACAGGAAAAAGAGGTGTCCGCAAGGTCGTTGTACCATTTGACGAACCGTTTGACGAACGCGGAAAATCTGAACGAGACGATGGAAATAGCGACAAAAGCAATAGGAAAAGTAGTAGGTGTGGAAGTTTCCTGTATCTGTTTTGACGAGGAATTGGAGGAAAAAGAAGAAAGAAAAAATCCGGCGTTCGAAGAATGGCAGATATGTGGAAAGAAATCCATATTAGGAGTTGTACGGATTCCGAAAGAGAATTCGGAGACATTGAGTGAATCTGAAAAAAAGATACTGCGTTCGATGATTGAGAGTACAGCGTTTGCAATGGACAGATTTCGAAGCGAGGCGGAGCGAATCAAGGTGGGAGAAGAGATTGCGCAAGAACGTTACAGAGGGAACCTGCTAAGAGCAATTTCCCACGATCTTAGAACACCGCTTTCTGGTATTATGGGGACAAGTGAGATATTGATGGGAATGACAGAAAAACAGGATGAGCGGTATATGCTTGCAGAAAATATTTATAAAGATGCGGCGTGGCTGCATGCACTTGTGGAAAATATATTGAATCTGACACGTATGCAGGATGGAAAGCTAGTATTGAAAAAACAGATGGAAGCGGTGGAGGAAGTGATTGAGATGGCGGTAAAGGTCATTGGCAAGAGGGCTCCGGAACGCGATATTTTGATAGATATTCCCGAAGAGATGTTGTTGGTACCGATGGATGCAAGGCTGATCGGGCAAGTGCTGGTCAATCTTTTGGATAATGCGGTGAAGCATACAAAAGTGGAAGAAGAGATTCGGTTGACTGTCTCAGTAGATGAAAAAGAAAAAAAAGCAGTGTTTTCAGTTGCTGACAAGGGCACGGGAATTGCAAAGGAAGATATTCCGAATGTTTTTAAGATGTTTTATACAACGAATCGAAGGGGCGCAGATACAAGCAGAGGTATAGGGCTTGGGCTTGCAATCTGTGAGTCGATCATAACTGCACATGGCGGTGAGATCTGTGTGCAAAGCAGAAAAGATACAAAAGGGGCAGAATTTATATTTACACTGCCGATGGGGGAATAA
- a CDS encoding response regulator — protein MITRSETILIVEDDAQIRNFISYVLQQEGFPHLSAGTAKNALSLLVTNPVDLVLLDLGLPDCDGMDVIKKIREWSEIPIIVVSARDQDHEKAAALDTGADDYLTKPFSTTELMARIRVALRHLKKTGTESGQAVRTVGGLSIDLEKRLVYLDGAEIHVTPLEYNLLTLFFKNAGKVLTSQYIIKEIYGISYGTDTQALRALMAGLRRKIEKSPAKPRYILTEIGVGYRLVNE, from the coding sequence ATGATAACAAGAAGTGAAACAATTCTCATTGTGGAGGATGATGCACAGATCCGAAATTTTATAAGCTATGTGCTGCAGCAGGAAGGTTTTCCGCATTTGAGTGCAGGAACTGCTAAAAATGCACTATCTTTGCTTGTGACGAATCCGGTGGATCTGGTTCTTTTGGATTTGGGACTTCCGGATTGCGATGGGATGGATGTGATCAAAAAAATCAGAGAATGGTCGGAAATACCGATTATCGTCGTGTCGGCGAGGGATCAGGATCATGAAAAAGCGGCGGCGCTGGATACGGGAGCAGACGATTATCTGACAAAACCGTTTTCTACCACTGAGCTGATGGCGCGTATCCGAGTGGCGCTTAGACATTTGAAAAAGACAGGTACGGAAAGTGGGCAGGCAGTGCGCACGGTCGGAGGTCTGTCAATTGATCTGGAAAAACGACTTGTGTATTTAGATGGAGCAGAGATTCATGTAACTCCGCTGGAATACAATTTACTTACGCTCTTTTTTAAAAATGCGGGAAAAGTTTTGACGTCGCAGTATATCATCAAAGAAATTTATGGAATCAGCTATGGAACAGATACGCAGGCGCTGAGAGCGTTGATGGCGGGGCTTCGGAGAAAAATTGAGAAAAGTCCGGCAAAACCAAGATATATTTTGACCGAGATAGGAGTCGGTTATCGTCTGGTAAATGAATAG
- the kdpA gene encoding potassium-transporting ATPase subunit KdpA, with protein sequence MLQIIATLAIFLILVIPMGKYMYHIATYQKTFADKVFNPIDHFIYKICGIKDEEMGWKKYALTLVMVNAVMVFVGYLILRIQNVLFLNPNGIEGMDASLSFNTIISFMTNTNLQHYAGESGLSYASQMCVIIFMMFTSAASGYAACMAFCRGLSGRKMGNFYKDMVRIITRILIPVSLILGLVLVSQGVPQTLMGNVTVNTIEGKFQDLAMGPVAALESIKHLGTNGGGFFGANSTTPFENPTIISNMVELISMMILPGACVVTFGHMLHDRKKEKKEMQAVMPTKKRILMGRQGAVIFGAMAILFAVGLTLCYHSEMAGNPVISDMGVDQTAGNMEGKEVRFGVAQSSLFTTVTTSFTTGTVNNMHDSLTPLGGLVPLLHMMLNCVFGGKGVGLMNMVVYVILAVFICGLMVGRTPEYLNKKIEGKEMKLVAIVILIHPLLVLGFSALAVSVTGGTDGITNPGFHGFTQVLYEYASSAANNGSGFEGLADNSTFWNVTTGLAMFFGRYIAIIAQLAIAGSLLAKKKVNETIGTLRTDNVTFMIILVFIVYIFAALTFFPALALGPIAEHLSMWM encoded by the coding sequence ATGTTACAAATTATAGCTACACTGGCAATTTTTCTGATACTTGTCATTCCAATGGGAAAATATATGTACCACATTGCCACATATCAAAAAACATTTGCAGATAAGGTATTTAATCCGATTGATCATTTTATTTATAAAATCTGCGGTATCAAAGACGAGGAGATGGGCTGGAAAAAATATGCGCTCACCTTGGTGATGGTCAATGCAGTGATGGTGTTTGTCGGATATCTGATTTTAAGAATTCAGAATGTATTGTTTTTAAATCCTAACGGGATTGAAGGAATGGACGCAAGCCTTTCATTCAATACAATCATAAGCTTTATGACAAATACGAATTTACAGCACTATGCAGGAGAAAGTGGTCTTTCTTATGCGAGTCAGATGTGTGTCATCATCTTTATGATGTTCACTTCCGCAGCAAGCGGATACGCAGCATGTATGGCATTTTGCAGAGGACTTTCCGGAAGAAAAATGGGAAATTTTTATAAAGACATGGTGAGAATCATAACAAGAATTTTGATTCCGGTATCACTGATCTTGGGATTGGTGTTAGTCAGCCAGGGAGTTCCACAGACACTGATGGGAAATGTGACAGTAAACACCATCGAAGGAAAGTTTCAGGATTTGGCAATGGGACCTGTGGCAGCGCTGGAATCCATCAAACATCTGGGAACAAACGGTGGGGGATTCTTTGGTGCAAACTCAACGACGCCTTTTGAAAATCCGACAATCATTTCGAATATGGTAGAATTGATTTCTATGATGATTCTTCCGGGAGCATGTGTTGTCACATTTGGACATATGCTGCATGACAGAAAAAAAGAGAAAAAAGAGATGCAGGCAGTAATGCCGACAAAAAAACGGATTCTGATGGGAAGACAAGGAGCGGTAATCTTTGGAGCAATGGCAATTCTTTTTGCAGTAGGACTCACACTTTGCTACCATTCGGAGATGGCAGGAAACCCTGTGATCAGTGACATGGGAGTAGATCAGACTGCCGGAAATATGGAAGGAAAAGAAGTTCGGTTTGGAGTGGCACAATCTTCGTTATTCACGACCGTTACGACTTCATTTACGACAGGAACTGTAAACAATATGCATGACTCACTAACACCGCTTGGAGGACTGGTACCGTTGCTGCATATGATGCTCAACTGTGTGTTTGGAGGAAAAGGTGTCGGTCTGATGAATATGGTTGTGTATGTCATCCTTGCAGTGTTCATCTGCGGATTGATGGTAGGGCGTACACCGGAATATTTGAATAAAAAAATTGAAGGAAAAGAAATGAAACTGGTTGCGATTGTCATCTTGATTCATCCGCTTTTGGTTTTAGGATTTTCAGCATTGGCTGTGTCTGTCACAGGAGGCACAGATGGAATTACGAATCCGGGATTCCATGGATTTACGCAGGTGTTGTATGAATATGCTTCTTCGGCGGCAAACAATGGTTCAGGATTCGAAGGTTTGGCTGACAACAGCACATTCTGGAATGTGACGACCGGACTTGCGATGTTCTTCGGACGCTATATTGCGATTATCGCACAGCTTGCGATTGCAGGTTCACTTCTTGCAAAGAAGAAAGTGAATGAGACAATCGGAACATTACGAACAGATAATGTGACATTTATGATTATCCTTGTATTTATCGTCTACATTTTTGCAGCTTTGACATTCTTCCCGGCACTTGCATTGGGACCGATTGCAGAGCATCTGTCAATGTGGATGTGA